One genomic window of Haloarchaeobius salinus includes the following:
- a CDS encoding type I restriction endonuclease subunit R: MPNEYAESERPALDTLQRIGWEVVDQQQTTWVDPRETESSAVLEPRLRDAVNRLNPWLDENNLNKAVREIQQVAGTSTMDENEQIHEKLVRHISVEQDRGHGKQHQTVQYIDYENPGKNDFFALNQFRVEGPVEIVKPDIVLFVNGIPLGVIECKSPLIPEPKSEALDQITRYQNERDGESEGAEELFRYNQFSVATWMEGAVMGTYRTPKDQYKPWRDAYPLEDDELIELFDLDGYLPDQYRMLYALFEPERLLDQLRHYTVFEERQSGTIKMVARYQQYRAVRKALERIDKRGTREANGGVVWHTQGSGKSLTMLFLALKLRRLKDDPTLVLVTDRRALDDQIHATFQRCGFPNPKKAQSVEDLRERLSYDAGETITTLIHKFQTTDDEDDEFPVLSHNENIYVMADEAHRTQDKQFANNMRTALPNAFYVGFTGTPIEKDERNTRRTFGNYIDTYTIDQSLEDGATVPILYQGRLADIHLEGETLDRLFDRIFSDKSPEEKAEIQKRYARSQDLAEAQARIDRVALDIIEHYENEIARPFKGMVVTTSKEAAIRYKETLDGLNGPESRVVVSEGHNDPEHIKRWTPSDSEKSQYKESFVDPNGEVELLIVCDMLLTGFDAPIAQVMYLDKPLREHGLLQAIARVNRPFEEKNHGLIIDYYGVSDELKEALSMFSAKDVERAMVPLKDKQPELEAAHSKAISFFDDLDEVEKCVQSLEPEDRRIEFKNAFKRFSQLMDIVLPDPMANPYREDLEQLSTIFGKAKERYRDDTMNLEGAGAKVRKLIQDHISSQGIEIINEEPVSIMDEVEFDARLQDLESDEARASEMQNAIKHEINVRFDEDPVQYGSLRERLEELIEKYREGRHSERETIEELRSLMDEIRSRDKAARSKGLRDETDLSFYHAVEDVLDEHDTEQEDLVQLTGNLVGTVEQFVTMVEWKDRSHLQNKMRKKVTGELYRSDIDLSADERRELTNRVIELARAHYQ; this comes from the coding sequence CAATCTGAACAAGGCCGTCCGGGAGATCCAGCAGGTCGCTGGTACGAGTACGATGGACGAGAACGAGCAGATTCACGAGAAGCTTGTTCGCCACATCTCTGTCGAGCAGGACCGGGGCCACGGCAAGCAACATCAGACGGTCCAGTACATCGATTACGAGAACCCCGGGAAAAACGACTTCTTTGCGCTCAACCAGTTCCGGGTTGAGGGCCCTGTCGAAATTGTCAAGCCAGACATCGTGCTGTTCGTCAACGGGATTCCGCTCGGGGTCATCGAGTGCAAGAGCCCGCTGATTCCTGAACCGAAGTCCGAGGCGCTCGATCAGATCACGCGCTATCAGAACGAGCGCGACGGTGAGTCGGAGGGCGCCGAGGAACTGTTCCGGTACAATCAGTTCTCGGTCGCCACCTGGATGGAGGGCGCGGTGATGGGGACGTACCGGACGCCGAAGGACCAGTATAAGCCCTGGCGTGACGCCTACCCGCTGGAGGACGACGAGCTCATCGAGCTGTTCGATCTCGACGGCTACCTCCCGGACCAGTATCGCATGCTCTATGCGCTGTTCGAGCCCGAGCGCCTGCTCGACCAGCTCCGGCACTACACGGTGTTCGAGGAGCGCCAGAGCGGGACGATCAAGATGGTCGCTCGCTACCAGCAGTACCGGGCGGTCCGGAAGGCGCTCGAACGGATCGACAAGCGCGGGACGCGCGAGGCCAACGGGGGCGTCGTCTGGCACACCCAGGGGTCGGGGAAGTCGCTCACGATGCTGTTCCTCGCGCTGAAGCTGCGCCGCCTCAAGGACGACCCGACGTTGGTGCTCGTCACCGACCGGCGGGCGCTCGATGACCAGATTCACGCGACGTTCCAGCGCTGCGGGTTCCCGAACCCAAAGAAAGCCCAGAGCGTCGAAGATCTCCGGGAGCGCCTGAGCTACGACGCCGGCGAGACGATTACGACGCTCATCCACAAGTTCCAGACGACCGACGACGAGGACGACGAGTTCCCGGTGCTCTCGCATAACGAGAATATCTACGTGATGGCTGACGAGGCCCACCGCACGCAGGACAAGCAATTCGCGAACAACATGCGGACGGCGCTCCCGAACGCGTTCTACGTCGGGTTCACGGGAACGCCGATCGAGAAGGACGAGCGTAACACCCGCCGTACGTTCGGGAACTACATTGACACGTACACGATCGACCAGTCGCTGGAGGACGGTGCGACCGTTCCGATTCTATATCAGGGCCGACTCGCCGACATCCATCTTGAGGGTGAGACGCTCGACCGGCTGTTCGACCGCATCTTCTCGGACAAGAGTCCCGAGGAGAAGGCCGAGATTCAGAAGCGCTACGCGCGCTCGCAAGACCTCGCTGAGGCGCAAGCGCGCATCGATCGGGTGGCCTTGGACATCATCGAGCACTACGAGAACGAGATCGCGCGCCCGTTCAAGGGGATGGTCGTGACCACTAGCAAGGAGGCAGCGATTCGGTACAAGGAGACGCTGGACGGCCTCAACGGGCCGGAGTCTCGTGTGGTCGTCTCCGAGGGTCACAACGACCCCGAGCACATCAAGCGGTGGACGCCGTCGGACTCGGAGAAGAGCCAGTACAAGGAGTCGTTCGTCGACCCGAACGGCGAGGTCGAACTGCTGATTGTCTGTGATATGCTCCTGACGGGGTTCGACGCGCCGATTGCGCAGGTGATGTACCTCGACAAGCCGCTCCGCGAGCACGGCCTCCTGCAGGCGATCGCTCGGGTCAACCGGCCGTTCGAGGAGAAGAACCACGGGCTCATCATCGACTACTATGGCGTCTCCGACGAGCTCAAGGAGGCGCTCTCGATGTTCAGCGCGAAGGACGTCGAGCGGGCGATGGTGCCGCTGAAGGACAAGCAGCCCGAGCTTGAAGCCGCCCACAGCAAGGCCATCTCGTTCTTCGACGACCTCGATGAAGTAGAGAAGTGTGTTCAGTCGCTCGAGCCGGAGGACCGCCGGATCGAGTTCAAGAACGCGTTCAAGCGGTTCTCGCAGCTGATGGACATCGTTCTGCCGGACCCGATGGCGAATCCGTATCGCGAGGACTTGGAGCAGCTCAGCACCATCTTCGGGAAGGCCAAGGAGCGCTACCGTGACGACACGATGAACTTGGAGGGCGCTGGGGCGAAGGTCCGAAAGCTCATCCAGGACCACATCAGCTCGCAGGGCATCGAGATCATCAATGAGGAGCCGGTCTCCATCATGGACGAGGTCGAGTTCGATGCGAGACTTCAAGACCTAGAGAGCGACGAAGCCCGGGCGAGTGAGATGCAGAATGCCATCAAGCACGAGATCAACGTCCGGTTCGACGAGGATCCGGTCCAGTACGGGTCGCTCAGGGAGCGGCTCGAGGAGCTCATCGAGAAGTACCGTGAGGGGCGCCACAGCGAGCGCGAAACAATCGAGGAGCTGCGCTCGCTGATGGACGAGATTCGCTCGCGCGACAAGGCGGCCCGCAGCAAGGGGCTGCGTGACGAGACGGACCTGTCGTTCTATCACGCGGTCGAAGACGTGCTGGACGAACACGACACCGAGCAGGAGGACCTCGTCCAGCTCACCGGCAACCTTGTGGGGACTGTCGAGCAGTTCGTGACGATGGTCGAGTGGAAGGACCGCTCGCACCTCCAGAACAAGATGCGCAAGAAGGTGACCGGCGAGCTGTATCGCTCTGACATCGACCTGTCGGCCGACGAACGCCGGGAGCTGACCAACCGCGTGATCGAGCTGGCGCGCGCGCACTACCAATGA
- a CDS encoding M48 family metallopeptidase, translated as MSERLQRHHHIGQTSVPYTVEWSEDRETIGLSIDESLEVTVRAPMTATHDDVESVLDSRQEWLLEKVYGLKEQEGPPYPKEYLSGEKLQYRGRQYPLEVVEADVPEPELSFDEQTFTLRVHRFDADADGVSVRRKRQAIVDWFVNRAAEELPDRGSRFESRLGLEDVPVEVGEMESRWGEYDDGVVRLNWRLVLAPVRIQDYVLAHELAHSLHDEHSDSFWNTVGALIPDYEERREWLRLNGNTLTV; from the coding sequence ATGAGCGAACGCCTGCAACGCCACCACCACATCGGGCAGACGAGCGTCCCCTACACCGTGGAGTGGTCCGAGGACCGGGAAACGATCGGCCTCTCCATCGACGAGTCGCTGGAAGTGACGGTGCGGGCGCCGATGACCGCGACGCACGACGACGTCGAGTCGGTCCTCGACTCACGGCAAGAGTGGCTGCTGGAGAAGGTCTACGGGTTGAAAGAGCAGGAAGGCCCTCCGTACCCGAAGGAGTACCTGAGCGGCGAGAAGCTCCAGTATCGCGGCCGGCAGTATCCCCTGGAGGTCGTTGAGGCGGACGTCCCGGAGCCCGAGCTGTCGTTTGACGAGCAGACGTTCACGCTGCGGGTGCACCGCTTCGATGCAGACGCGGACGGGGTGAGCGTGCGACGGAAGCGCCAGGCGATCGTCGACTGGTTCGTCAATCGCGCAGCGGAAGAGCTCCCGGACCGGGGGTCGCGGTTCGAGTCCCGGCTGGGGCTCGAAGATGTGCCCGTTGAGGTCGGAGAGATGGAAAGCCGGTGGGGCGAGTACGATGATGGCGTTGTCCGCCTCAACTGGCGGCTGGTGCTGGCGCCCGTCCGGATCCAGGACTACGTCCTCGCGCACGAACTGGCGCACTCCCTGCACGACGAGCATTCGGACTCGTTCTGGAACACGGTCGGTGCTCTCATCCCTGACTACGAGGAGCGCCGTGAATGGCTCAGGCTGAACGGCAACACACTGACAGTTTGA